gagctgcCCAGAAGTTAggctttctccttccttccagaAAATCCTTTTATTCCAGTTGTACCCATTCCATTTTCCTACAAAGTCGAGCTGGGGCTGTTGCACCTCTGCTTTGCCATGACTCCGACACCTGATGCTCTCCGTGCACTCAGCACCTCCGTCTGTCCTGGGCAGCCTCATtgcacagatttctttttctcaagcctcttttccttttgttgctgGCTACAGAATAAGCTGCAGCTGGTGAGAACTGAGCCTTTGGGTCCAAAAGAGGGATTTTGAGGATGTGGCGTTGGTGGTAAGTAACATGGGAACCCCCCTCCTTGACCATTGCTGAATTCGCCGCTGGTCTCGAGTGAAATTTTGGCTGATTTGAGAGTGTGGGTGAGTTTGGGAGAGAcctgcctcatttttcagtggtTGGTGTAGTGGAGAATTTCTAATTTGGGCAGAAAACTGGAGGGATTAAAGCAATGGTGTGCACCACAAGCTCACCCCAGCAGGTAGGAGGCAGAGGGATCCCACAAACACTGGGGTTTTAAACATCTCCTGACCCTGGGCTTTTGGGAAGCCCCTCTTAATAGATGAAGGGCCATAAATGATGCCTTCAGACCTTGTGAATCCCATTCTTaagcttaaatatatttatagggAGATGGGTAGGTAAATGTACAAAGCACTTGGTGCCAATGGATCCTGATTCAGAGCACCTCTTGGTTCAgcactaacatttttttttccttttaatcagCTTTTGATGCAAACTGTGGAAGGGAGAAGTTAAAATACTAAAGGAGGAATGGTAGGGGAGGGAAAACCACACactttcaccattttttttaatagcaaataatagtaaaagagacagaaatgaaCACCTGTGCTGGGAAGTTATTAAGAAATCCCACTCAGAAATGGATCCCAAAAGATCAGAGGAACTCAGGGCATTAAATAGAGcattcatataaaaaaaaaagtaaaggcaCAGTGATGCAGCCCCTGCTTTCTGGTTGTCCTTAGGAAGAAATCCAGTGTCCACAGCCCTCTGCACAGCATTGCACCGTCTTCCTGGAGGAGCAAATCCCCCGTGGGAGCGGGACGGGATGGACCCCAACACATTtacattcaaataaataaatgccctCGGTGATGGGGTCCTCGGGGTGCCCCCATCTCCTTTGGAGGGGCCGGACAGACACACCACATCCCACTGGCAGTGCTCCTCCACCCCTCCGGGTGCTCCCATCCCTTTCCTCGGCCACCCCCAATTTCTGAACCCCTCTCACGAGTGCgtgggctggtgctgagccgTGCCCCAGCTCACGGTGCCAGCACCCCAGCGTAGCCCCCCCCAGAGCTCCCAGCATAGGGGCTGCTGCTATAGGCACCGTAGCAGCTGCTATAGGGGCACGGGCTGCCATAAGGCGCTGGGTAAGGCTGGGACCCCCCAAAACAAGGTTTGCCGTCCCTCACCAACACCGGCACCGCCACCCTGCGCGGTGGCAGCGGGTGGGCTGCCAGCTCCAGGGATTTGTCCTGCCTTTGCCTCTTGCACTTGTAGCGTCGGTTCTGGAACCAGATTTTCACCTGGGTGGAGGTGAGCTTGAGCACGCTGGCCAGGTGCTCCCTTTCGGGAGCCGAGAGGTATTTCTGCTGCTTGAAGCGCCGCTCCAGCTCAAACACCTGAGCCTGGGAGAACAAAACGCGGGGTTTTCGCCGGTGTCGCTGCTTGGGGTGGCTGCAAGGGTCGCTTTGCTTCTCCTCTGCCTCCAAGGGGTGGGCGAGCAAACGTTTCCCTGCAGGGAGCAAAAACCCAAAGCAAAGTGAGCGCCCAGCCTGGTTCTGCTGCCGGAGAGAGCATTAAATTGGGAGTGGGACCCCTTGGGAACGAGACGAAGCAGGGTTAGCAGCTGCTAAATTTAATACGAATTTTTACTGCAATGCTTGATGGAGATtcaagatttattattattattattattattattattattattattattattattattattattattattattattattattattattattgctggaATTAGGGGTGTGACTGTTGCATGAATTTTGGATAACGCCTCTATTTCATCCTTTTGTGGCAGTCCTGTCCCGGAGGGGCACAGGGATATGGGATGTGCTGCAGGTTTGAGCTCCCCAAAGCACAAATCCCCTTCCCCACATCCTGCCCCACAGGGATGGAAGCGGCCGCAGGCAGGATTTACCTCCAGCACCCCCACCTCGCAGTGCCCTGAAGTGAAGCCAAAGGAGCAAAACGAAGGGGCTGGGAATGAAGGAGGAAAACCCATCAATTTTACAAGAAGATGCAAagttattatgattattattttgttattatccgttttttaaattattattattattattttctttctggggGTCTTGTGCATCACTCCACTGCCGGCGGGATGTGCTCGGGTCCCCTGGGAACTGCAGCAGGGGCTCAGGGGCTGtaggggggctggggggcaatGGGGTCTTGGGGGGCTCCCATCCGGCCCCCCCGGGGTGCTCtcgccctccccagccccctggcTCCgcatcccagtgcctcccagtgctccAGCTCTGGTCTTACTGGTTttcccgttttttttttttttctcctctctgaagCCGCCGTGCATCAGAAAAAGGTGAGCAAGGGAAAATTCTCCCGATTTAGGtggggggaaccggggggggcCTGAGGATGCCCTCGCCCccttccagccccccccccggtgcccgcagCCGGCTCCGAGCAACCCGAGGACGGCGATGCCTTGGGGCGGCTTCGCGGGGACAATTTAGGGAGCATCGAAACGGGACTTTGCGCCCCCCCCAAAGCGCCCCCATTTGTGCCCTtgggcaggatcaggcccagcGCTACCGATCCGGCTGGGCTTGGGGGGCTccggggtcccgggggggggggacaaagtGGGCGACACTGGGACCTTCCCGGGCGCTGCTATGGCTTGGGAGAAGTGAGAAATGGGGGTCTGCaacccctgccccccccccagggaaaGGGGAGTGAGCTGGGTCCGCTTCGttcccccccgtcccccccccctccctgtgcAGCCGGTGTAAGCGCCccgaaattaaaaaaaaaattaaaaaaataaaaaaggggggatAACggactggaaaaggaaaaaggggaaaaggggagaaaagaaaagggtggaaaaaggggtggggggagaaggtgggggggaaaggaggtgaaaaaaaaacagacggGGGGGGGAATGTAGGAAACCCGGCATCTCGCACCCCCAGCACCGGGGAAAGCCGGCTCCTCGGTATTTGGCCCCGAGGGGGGGTGGTacaaaaagggggggggtcctgggggtcccCGCGGCTCCCACTCACCcggtggcggcgggggcgggcgggggggcgCGCCCCCCCCGTCGGGGctgctcccggccccggccccgggggctccGGGGGCGCTccgccgctccagctccaggatGTCCTTAACGGAGAAGGGGGTGGGCAGCATCTTTCCGACGGGGGGGGGTGATGTgtgaggggtgggggggcagccggggggggggggtcaaaATGGGGCTGTGCGCTCCGGGACCCGCTCCCCGGCTTTTGCCCTCCCGTTGTGGCAGCACCAGGTAGGGAgacgggggggtcccggggatggttgggttgggggggggacaggggagggCGGGTCGCAGCCCCTCGGGGGGGGCGGGATGCTCtgccccccccctgcagcccccttttacccagccgagcccccccccgacggctgggtggggaggaaggagccagACCCCTTCACCTCTGTATTTCCAAAACAAGGGGATGCGAGGCCGGGTGGAGAGGGGGGGGTTaagaggaaaggggggggggatttgggctaAGCTGCAATAAAACAAATCGAGCCGATCTGAGCTCCATTAAGGTCACATTAGCGAGCGGCTTGGGGAGATAAGGGCTGATAAGGCGGCGGGGCGCAGACCACCTAGCTCCTGCGGGGTGGGCGGGGGGCTGCCCGgagcccccaccccatcccagtgccctcccagtatatcccagtgCTGTTCTGGTGGCGGGCGGTgggctggcagctccccagTGGGGTATAAAGTGGGGTCAGGGTCCCCAAAAAGAGCAGCcccattttggggaggggggcaatggggggggctctgggcagccCCGCTGGCCGCGGGGTGATGCTGGGCCTTATCTGGGCTCAGGACCGgcaatttcaattaaaattccTGGCCGGCCTCTGGGGCTGGTGTCTGCTGATAGCCCTGACAGAGCAGAGGgacttttttttgtctgggTTGGGGCAGCATCTCCCGCGCCACCGAAACAGCCCAACGGGACGATTAGGGGAGGCTGAATAAATAAACGGCCCCGACGCAGGCAAGGAAgtgaggggctggagcaggagggaaaataaatacagtggCTTGGCCAGAGAGGTGCTCGCAGAGCCACAGGTCGGTCCTGCTCTCTGCGTGATGCTCTCGGGTTTGTTCCCatcccctgcgggctgtgcttTGAGTTTTTTGGGTATTCACTCCCCGGGACATCCCTGTGCTGGTATCACAGTGCTGTTATTTCCCAGTGTGATGTAAGGATTGGGTCTGAATCCATCACGAGACACACGGGGCTCACCTTCCCCATGGGAAACACTGCGAAACAcctggaaatacttttttttcctccttttttaaatttattttttatttttaaccagtgTATAGCTTCCCAGACCCCCCAGCTTTCTAATTCCACGAAGGACCGATACTGCAgcccatttaaaaaataattgctgctCCAAAAAATAATTGCCCTGGTCCACGGGGCTCCTCTTGGTGCTGGGCACGGATGTGGCTTTGCTGCCCTGCATCATCTTCACGGCAGAGCCCACGGGCAAAGCTCAGTGCTCGACCCCATCCCTTGCAGCCCCTG
The Anas acuta chromosome 27, bAnaAcu1.1, whole genome shotgun sequence DNA segment above includes these coding regions:
- the NKX2-6 gene encoding homeobox protein Nkx-2.6 translates to MLPTPFSVKDILELERRSAPGAPGPPKPSRIGGGAGGKRLLAHPLEAEEKQSDPCSHPKQRHRRKPRVLFSQAQVFELERRFKQQKYLSAPEREHLASVLKLTSTQVKIWFQNRRYKCKRQRQDKSLELAAHPLPPRRVAVPVLVRDGKPCFGGSQPYPAPYGSPCPYSSCYGAYSSSPYAGSSGGGYAGVLAP